ACCGCCGGTTCGCCGTTTCGGGCGCGCCCGACGCTGCCGCACGAGCTACAGGTCGCGGCTGAGGATCTGCCGGCCCTCGTCGACGTACCCCAGGGCTCCGTAGTAGCGGTGCAGGTGGCTGACGTCGCGGCCGTTCGGTGCGACCACGACTTCGAGCAGCGTGGCCGATCTGGCGCGTGCCCACTGCTCGGCATCGCCAATCAGGGCCGCTCCGATCCCCTGGCGCCGATGCTCGGGCCGCACGTAGAGATCTTGAAGCTCGGCGGCCAGGCCGGACTCGAGGATCAGCCGGGTCGTCGTGAGGGCGAAGCCGACCGTCGCGCCCGACTCGGTGGCCACCGTGATGTTGGCGTCGGAGTCGTGCAGCAGTACGCCGAAGCGCGCCCGCAGGTCGTCGTCGCCGGTGCGGAACCCGTCCTCGTCGTAGAAGGCTCGCGCGAGCCGCACGAGATCGGCGAGGTCGGCCTCGGTTGCGGGTCTCAGCACGCGGATCAGCATGTCATCGCCGGTCCGGGGAAGTTAGCGGTCGGTGTCCGGCTTCCTGCGTTGGGCGGCTGCCAGCTCGCGCCGCGCGAGCTGGTCGACCCTGCGCAGCCGCTCGGCGTCGTTGAGCCCGGATGCCTGCAGAGCGCGACCGGCGTCGGTGATGCTCGCGGCGACCGTGGCCGGCGGCAGCTCGGGAAACTGCCGTGCCACTCCGCGGCACAGGTAGGCGAGCAGCAGCTGCTCGTCGGCAGCAAACCCAGACATACCCGCTCAACGCCCGAGCCGGGCGCGACGTTGACA
This is a stretch of genomic DNA from Mycobacteriales bacterium. It encodes these proteins:
- a CDS encoding GNAT family N-acetyltransferase, producing the protein MLRPATEADLADLVRLARAFYDEDGFRTGDDDLRARFGVLLHDSDANITVATESGATVGFALTTTRLILESGLAAELQDLYVRPEHRRQGIGAALIGDAEQWARARSATLLEVVVAPNGRDVSHLHRYYGALGYVDEGRQILSRDL